The Pagrus major chromosome 17, Pma_NU_1.0 genome includes a region encoding these proteins:
- the LOC141011684 gene encoding RIIa domain-containing protein 1: MAGRDGLVKLDVGVLSAEQQEKLRQFKIKTRIDNETYLRSHPEVDALIGDFLRDVLLRRPDDVREFAADHFAKANLHAVISSKMEENSNME, from the exons ATGGCTGGAAGAGACGGTTTGGTGAAACTGGACGTCGGCGTGTTAAGCGCCGAGCAGCAAGAGAAACTGCGACAGTTTAAG ATCAAGACAAGAATCGACAACGAGACGTATTTGAGGTCGCATCCAGAAGTAGACGCATTGATAGGCGACTTTTTAAG AGATGTACTTCTCAGAAGGCCTGATGACGTCCGTGAGTTTGCAGCAG ATCACTTCGCCAAAGCAAACCTTCATGCGGTTATTAGCTCcaaaatggaagaaaacagTAACATGGAGTGA